One Panicum virgatum strain AP13 chromosome 9K, P.virgatum_v5, whole genome shotgun sequence genomic region harbors:
- the LOC120649716 gene encoding protein Asterix-like: protein MKEGSSGGGAAAGGNDPRQPSTAKPYAPPKLSPQDLPIDYAGFLAVVFGVVGVMLRYKVCSWIAIIFCAQSLANMKNFENDLKQLSMAFMFAVMGLVTNYFGPPRPGSTKR, encoded by the exons ATGAAGGAGGGGTCGTCGGGGGGAGGGGCGGCCGCGGGGGGCAACGACCCGCGGCAGCCGTCGACGGCGAAGCCGTACGCGCCGCCGAAGCTGTCGCCGCAGGACCTGCCCATCGACTACGCGGGCTTCCTCGCCGTCGTCTTCGGCGTCGTCGGCGTCATGCTCCGC TACAAGGTGTGCTCGTGGATTGCCATCATCTTCTGCGCGCAGTCGTTGGCAAACATGAAGAACTTCGAGAATGATCTGAAGCAGCTCTCCATGGCTTTCAT GTTCGCAGTTATGGGTCTGGTGACAAACTATTTTGGCCCCCCTCGTCCAGGTAGTACAAAGCGCTAA